In Schizosaccharomyces osmophilus chromosome 1, complete sequence, the genomic window CGCAATTTGAGACATTGGGACGTACATAGGGTAGGGCTGTGACTGTTGAGCCAAACAGCATCAAAATACTAGGAGAAGGAGAGTAAAGGTCAACCcaactttttcaaacatGGAAAACGACGCTGGACAATTGGTTGACCTTTACGTCCCCCGCAAGTGGTAAgaaatacttttgaaagaaacataaGAGAAAGATGAACAAGTACTAACAGTGTAAATAGCTCTGCCACTAACCGTATCATCCAAGCTAAGGATCACGCTTCCGTTCAACTTAACGTTTGCGCTGTTGACGCTGAAGGTCGCCAAATCCCTGGCGAGAAGACCACCTACGCCATCTCCGGTTTCGTTCGTTCCAAGGGCGAGTCCGACGACTGCATTAACCGTCTCACCACTCAAGATGGTCTTTTGGATGGTGTCTGGTCTTACCAACGTTAAGAGCTGTATTATGCTTCTTACCTAGAAAAAGGTCAAAATTGATGCTTGGAATTTAAGCCAaattcttatttttgtaCGGCTTGTAGTATTCGTGGGTTTAATAAAAGTAATTGAAGAGTAGATTCATGTAGCAAGTGCTGTTTCAGTAGTACggttttgatgaagaatttcttgaattgTTACGTGGGTTAGTGTATGATTTACACAACTTTTGATTCTGTTATGCAGtgaattcttccaaagctCATCCATTGATTCATTGAGAAGGCTTATTTTGGCTTATTTTCGTTGTGTAGTCCTTTCTATTTCCAAAATAGTTCCTATGATACTGTGattgtttattctttctcatTATCAAGAAATAGGGCCTTATTTGACACCTCGGAACGGTATGCTTTATCGATATTGTATAAACGAAGTTTATGTGATTTAGGTGATTCTTACAACAAACACTTGTAGTCGTTGCAAACACCCCATAATCATAGGAACTTTGATGCTTTCATCcgtttttgaataaaatcGAATATcaaatttggaagaattcctcttttgtGAATAGTTATTACATTGAAGTTGTTGAACAACATTCACCTACATCAAAACATCAACAAACAATGTCGGAATCGTTACAGTCCCAATCACCGGAGAAGCAAGTCCCTTCTTCTTTAGCAGCTTTTACGTCCAACATTCCGaatgaattatttttagGACCGGATGGTCGTCCCGTGCCTCTGGAGCAACGAGGCTCGAATCAACAATCCCAAAAAAACGTGCCTCGGGCTTTAGTAAATGAAGATGATATTATGGCTGTCGAAGGGATTATGAATCATGGTGGTAGCAATGAAAGGCCTTCCTTGTCTCATACACCTAGCTTTG contains:
- the rps21 gene encoding 40S ribosomal protein S21, which encodes MENDAGQLVDLYVPRKCSATNRIIQAKDHASVQLNVCAVDAEGRQIPGEKTTYAISGFVRSKGESDDCINRLTTQDGLLDGVWSYQR